One window of the Gopherus evgoodei ecotype Sinaloan lineage unplaced genomic scaffold, rGopEvg1_v1.p scaffold_36_arrow_ctg1, whole genome shotgun sequence genome contains the following:
- the LOC115641964 gene encoding olfactory receptor 52M1-like, with protein sequence MLDSNIINFTKTSTFILLGIPGLEAAHVWISIPFCTMYTIAVLGNFIILFIVKREPSLHGPMNYFLCMLAVTDLVLSTSTLPKMLAIFWFNSREIDFSACLTQLYFIHCFSAMESGIFVAMAFDRYVAICHPLRHSITLTNPVVAKTGVAVVLRGIMLILPYPLLARQWPYCRTNTIPHSYCEHIAMVKLACTDISISSYYSLSAAFFVIGLDVFFITMSYTQILRTIFSLPTKDARLKTFGTCGSHLCAILAFYFPTLFSSLLHRFGHNVSLHLHILIANMYLLVPPMLNPIIYGMRTKQIRDRLLWLIAHKGT encoded by the coding sequence ATGTTAGATTCCAACATAATCAACTTCACCAAaacctccaccttcatcctgctgggcattcctggcctggaggcggcccatgtctggatctccatccccttctgcaccatgtacacCATAGCTGTCTTGGGAAACTTCAtcatcctgttcattgtgaagagGGAACCAAGTCTCCATGGGCCCAtgaactatttcctctgcatgctggctgtcactgACCTCGTCCTGTCCACATCCACCCTGCCTAAAATGCTAGcaatcttctggttcaattccagagaGATCGATTTCAGTGCTTGCCTCACCCAgctgtacttcattcactgcttctcagcgATGGAATCTGGGATCTttgtggccatggcttttgatcgctatgtggccatctgccatcccctgagacattccatcACCCTGACAAACCCCGTGGTGGCCAAGACTGGCGTGGCCGTGGTGCTGCGCGGCATCATGCTCATACTGCCCTATCCCTTACTGGCAAGgcagtggccatattgcagaaccaacaccaTCCCCCACTCGTACTGCGAGCACATTGCCATGGTGAAGCTGGCCTGCACTGACATCAGCATCAGCAGTTACTACAGCCTCTCTGCGGCATTCTTTGTGATTGGTCTGGATGTGTTTTTTATCACTATGTCCTATACCCAGATCCTCAGGACCATCTTTAGCCTTCCCACAAAGGATGCCCGGCTCAAGACTTTTGGAACCTGCGGTTCTCACCTCTGTGCCATCTTAGCCTTTTACTTCCCAactcttttctcctccctcctgcaccgTTTTGGCCACAATGTGTCCCTGCATTTACACATTCTCATTGCCAACATGTACCTTCTTGTGCCgcccatgctaaaccccatcatctatgggatgaggaccaaacagatccgTGACAGGCTGCTCTGGCTCATTGCTCATAAAGGCACTTAA
- the LOC115641980 gene encoding olfactory receptor 51G2-like, whose amino-acid sequence MSAVNDTKSNSAVLYLTGIPGLEDIYLWISIPFCLMYVILIVGNSVILFIIKTDPSLHEPMYIFLSMLAITDLGLLITTLPTILGIFLFKSREIGLDACFAQLFFIHSLSCIESSVLLLMAFDRFVAICNPLRYTSILTLPKIAKMGLVCVLRAVALIFPLLFLLKRFQYCRANVLSHSYCVHQEVMKLACSDITVNSIYGLSIALLTVGLDSLLICLSYVMILRAVRSITSHLESLRALNTCVAHLSAVVLFYTPRLGLPVIHRFGNSSSHLLQIFLGYVYLLVLPLMNPIVYSVKSKHLRVRIIKAFFK is encoded by the coding sequence atgtcagctgtcaatgacaccaaatcCAACTCTGCAGTGTTATATCTCACCGGAATACCTGGGCTGGAAGACATCTATCTCTGGATCTCTATCCCTTTCTGCTTAATGTATGTTATTTtgatagtaggaaattcagtcattctgttcattataaaaacagatccaagcctccatgagcccatgtacatttttctttccatgttggccatcacagaccttggcttattGATAACCACATTGCCAACGATACTGGGCATATTCTTGTTTAAATCTAGGGAGATCGGCCTCGATGCCTGTTTTGCTCAGCTGTTTTTCATCCACTCGCTTTCATGCATTGAATCGTCAGTGctcttgttgatggcctttgaccgcttTGTCGCGATCTGCAATCCTTTAAGATATACGTCCATCTTAACCCTCCCCAAaatagccaagatgggactggtgtgtgtgctaaGGGCAGTGGCCCTAATATTCCCACTCCTTTTTCTCCTGAAACGGTTCCAATACTGTCGAGCtaatgtcctctcccattcctactgTGTGCACCAAGAGGTCATGAAGTTAGCTTGTTCAGATATCACAGTCAACAGCATCTATGGCTTGTCCATTGCACTCTTAACAGTGGGGTTAGACTCGTTGCTCATCTGcctctcttatgtgatgatcctcaGAGCAGTGCGTAGCATCACATCCCACTTGGAGTCCCTCAGGGCCCTGAACACTTGTGTCGCTCACCTCAGTGCTGTAGTGCTTTTCTACACACCAAGGCTTGGCTTGCCTGTGATACACAGATTCGGGAATAGCTCCTCTCACTTGCTTCAGATTTTCCTGGGATATGTATACCTGCTGGTCCTGCCTCTGATGAATCCAATCGTGTACAGcgtgaaaagcaaacaccttcgtgTGAGGATAATCAAGGCATTCTTCAAGTGA